A window of Campylobacter cuniculorum DSM 23162 = LMG 24588 contains these coding sequences:
- the crcB gene encoding fluoride efflux transporter CrcB: MLTCLMVGLGGFLGAILRMLSFEFIHKILPPSYFFLATLFVNVLGSFLMGILFFYAQNKGISALVKNFIGIGFLGAFTTFSAFSYENLLFLQNHSYIHLIFNVFLNVGLCLFAIWLGSLVFK; the protein is encoded by the coding sequence ATGCTCACATGTTTAATGGTAGGCTTGGGCGGCTTTTTAGGGGCAATTTTAAGAATGTTAAGCTTTGAATTTATCCATAAAATTTTGCCCCCATCTTACTTCTTTCTCGCAACTCTTTTTGTGAATGTTTTAGGTTCATTTTTAATGGGGATATTATTTTTTTATGCCCAAAATAAGGGCATTTCTGCTTTGGTTAAAAATTTTATCGGTATAGGATTCTTAGGAGCTTTCACAACTTTTTCAGCTTTTTCTTATGAGAATTTACTCTTTTTGCAAAATCATTCTTATATTCATTTGATTTTTAATGTCTTCTTAAATGTAGGACTTTGCTTATTTGCGATATGGCTTGGTTCTTTAGTTTTTAAATGA
- a CDS encoding lysophospholipid acyltransferase family protein yields MKIYKRIKALYFWIFFVFSVALVLLAFCFTKNQNTLWKIRKFWAKTQKYIIHYKIKLVGEFNPQASMLIINHQSTLDIIALEELFPKNLAWIAKKELAEIPVFKIAMKKPKFLCIDRKNPRDLVRILKEAKQSLNEGRVLAIFPEGTRSKTQKLLKFQSGAKILTEKLKLKVQPILIVDSAKILDTKNFTASGGILKIICMNLIDTDDEKWLENTRKNMQKILDEERALNNKKEE; encoded by the coding sequence GTGAAAATTTACAAAAGAATTAAAGCCCTTTATTTTTGGATTTTTTTTGTTTTTAGTGTTGCTTTAGTTTTACTCGCTTTTTGTTTTACAAAAAATCAAAATACTCTTTGGAAAATTCGTAAATTTTGGGCAAAAACTCAAAAATACATCATTCATTATAAAATCAAACTTGTAGGAGAATTTAATCCACAAGCCTCAATGCTTATCATCAATCATCAAAGTACTTTGGACATTATTGCTTTAGAAGAGCTTTTTCCAAAAAATTTAGCATGGATAGCTAAAAAAGAATTAGCCGAAATTCCTGTGTTTAAAATAGCCATGAAAAAACCTAAATTTCTTTGTATCGATAGAAAAAATCCTCGCGATTTGGTGCGTATTTTAAAAGAAGCAAAGCAAAGTCTTAATGAAGGTAGAGTTTTAGCCATTTTTCCAGAGGGCACTCGCTCAAAAACGCAAAAATTATTAAAATTTCAAAGTGGAGCAAAAATCTTAACAGAGAAATTAAAATTAAAAGTTCAGCCTATCTTAATCGTAGATTCTGCAAAAATTTTAGACACTAAAAATTTTACAGCAAGTGGCGGAATTCTTAAAATCATCTGTATGAATTTAATTGACACAGATGATGAAAAATGGCTTGAAAATACGAGAAAAAATATGCAAAAAATCTTAGATGAAGAAAGAGCTTTAAACAATAAAAAGGAAGAATAA
- a CDS encoding SH3 domain-containing protein produces the protein MRFLFVFFLLTLNLFSENEIHNFEEGNKIQNLAKEEQRIYQNIAPSDEQEDFESNVEDPFIPQSSLVLSTQDYPHKVYVGEVFCIQLYAKTTENTNFDFELSVEKNKELEFLNPNPKWKKLEDSYETNLCFIAKNSNANLEQIFVQLTRNKEMFQEASLKINPIQFELTPTNKNFSHIVASSLEIKKIKTSYFDDKNLIMMLELNATNANLKGFYIDNIPKQGIENFKGDFNVSNAFYYAIFPDYKNRFEFSYFNKDTKKLENFNLELKISDDEISTQSDLNPTNKDFNVYKQYGLWILSFLFAIIFIFTRSFIVLFLALICFALSFLVDTSTHSGILKAGTKVKILPTTPSTYFYTANSNEEVEILNQRENYIKILLENGKIGWVNRENLQKN, from the coding sequence TTGAGATTTTTATTTGTTTTCTTTCTTTTGACCTTAAATCTTTTTTCTGAAAATGAAATCCATAATTTTGAGGAAGGAAATAAAATACAAAATTTAGCCAAAGAAGAACAAAGAATTTATCAAAACATTGCACCAAGCGATGAACAAGAAGATTTTGAGAGCAATGTAGAAGATCCTTTTATCCCTCAAAGTTCTTTAGTGTTAAGCACTCAAGATTATCCTCATAAAGTTTATGTCGGAGAGGTTTTTTGCATTCAACTCTATGCTAAAACCACAGAAAATACAAATTTTGATTTTGAGTTAAGTGTGGAGAAAAATAAAGAATTAGAATTTTTAAATCCAAACCCCAAATGGAAAAAACTAGAAGACAGCTATGAAACAAATCTTTGTTTCATAGCCAAAAATTCTAATGCAAATTTAGAGCAAATTTTTGTGCAATTGACGAGAAATAAAGAAATGTTTCAAGAAGCAAGTCTTAAAATCAATCCCATACAATTTGAGCTTACTCCCACAAATAAAAATTTCTCTCATATTGTGGCTAGTTCTTTAGAAATTAAAAAAATCAAAACAAGTTATTTTGATGATAAAAATCTCATTATGATGCTCGAGCTTAATGCCACAAATGCAAATCTTAAAGGCTTTTATATAGACAATATACCCAAGCAAGGCATAGAAAATTTCAAAGGTGATTTTAATGTTTCAAACGCATTTTATTACGCTATTTTTCCCGATTATAAAAATCGTTTTGAATTTTCTTATTTTAATAAGGACACAAAAAAACTTGAAAATTTTAACTTAGAACTTAAGATTAGCGATGATGAAATCAGCACTCAAAGTGATTTAAATCCCACAAATAAAGATTTTAATGTTTATAAACAATACGGACTTTGGATTTTGTCCTTTCTTTTTGCTATCATTTTTATTTTTACGCGAAGTTTTATTGTTTTGTTTTTAGCTCTTATTTGTTTTGCCTTAAGTTTTTTAGTTGATACAAGCACTCATAGTGGTATTTTAAAAGCCGGCACTAAGGTAAAAATTTTACCGACCACACCTTCGACTTATTTTTATACAGCAAATTCAAATGAAGAGGTAGAAATTTTAAATCAAAGAGAAAATTATATTAAAATTTTATTAGAAAATGGAAAAATAGGTTGGGTGAATCGTGAAAATTTACAAAAGAATTAA
- the purQ gene encoding phosphoribosylformylglycinamidine synthase subunit PurQ → MKVAIIRFAGTNCEFDTVYAFEKIGAEVELIWHEEKKFKADLVVLPGGFSYGDYLRSAAIAKFAPAMQGVLEHAKKGGFILGICNGFQMLLELKLLKGAMIHNENLSFISKNQALKIVSNDNVFLRKFKKDEQIILPIAHGEGNYFADERTLKELEDKDLILLKYIDNPNGSILDIAGICDENKKIFGLMPHPERACEELLGSNVGLKMLEGFMI, encoded by the coding sequence ATGAAGGTTGCTATTATAAGATTTGCGGGGACAAATTGCGAATTTGACACCGTTTATGCTTTTGAAAAAATCGGAGCCGAAGTGGAGCTCATTTGGCATGAGGAAAAAAAATTTAAAGCCGATTTAGTGGTTTTGCCCGGAGGGTTTTCTTATGGAGATTATCTAAGGTCTGCAGCCATTGCAAAATTTGCTCCTGCAATGCAAGGAGTTTTAGAACACGCAAAAAAAGGAGGGTTTATCTTAGGAATTTGTAATGGTTTTCAAATGCTTTTAGAACTTAAACTTCTCAAAGGTGCGATGATACACAATGAAAATTTAAGCTTTATATCCAAAAATCAAGCTTTAAAGATTGTTTCAAATGATAATGTTTTTTTAAGAAAATTTAAAAAAGATGAGCAAATTATCTTACCCATTGCTCATGGCGAGGGAAATTATTTCGCAGATGAAAGGACCTTAAAAGAATTAGAAGATAAAGATTTAATCCTTTTAAAATATATAGACAATCCAAATGGTTCAATCCTCGATATAGCAGGAATTTGCGATGAAAATAAAAAAATTTTTGGACTTATGCCTCATCCTGAAAGAGCTTGTGAAGAGCTTTTGGGTTCAAATGTGGGTTTAAAAATGTTAGAAGGTTTTATGATTTGA
- the purS gene encoding phosphoribosylformylglycinamidine synthase subunit PurS gives MEITVNIFFKEGVLDPQGKAIQKALHSLNFHKVSEVKIAKQIKIKLDEKDKEKAKKEVIQMCEELLVNSVIEDYELVL, from the coding sequence ATGGAAATAACAGTTAATATATTTTTCAAAGAAGGTGTTTTAGATCCTCAAGGAAAAGCGATTCAAAAGGCTTTGCATTCTTTAAATTTCCACAAAGTTAGCGAAGTAAAAATTGCCAAACAAATTAAAATCAAACTTGATGAAAAAGACAAAGAAAAAGCTAAAAAAGAAGTGATTCAAATGTGCGAAGAATTGCTTGTTAATAGTGTGATTGAAGATTATGAGTTGGTTTTATGA
- the purC gene encoding phosphoribosylaminoimidazolesuccinocarboxamide synthase, translated as MTKKELLYEGKGKKMFKTEDEHFLITEFKDDLTAFNAEKRGNEKGKGALNCKISTALFHLLEKQGIPTHLVQTISENEQLVKKCKIIPIEVIVRNVATGSLTKRLGIKDGEILPFTLVEFCLKDDSLGDPFINDEHCLILNLVKDKTQIEELKTLARKINAVLLEFFDSKNLRLIDFKIEFGIDKEGKIILADEISPDSCRFWDKNTNEKLDKDRFRQDLGNVKMAYEEVLKRILS; from the coding sequence ATGACCAAAAAAGAATTGCTCTATGAGGGCAAAGGTAAGAAAATGTTTAAAACTGAAGATGAACATTTTCTTATCACAGAATTTAAAGATGATTTAACCGCTTTTAATGCTGAAAAAAGAGGGAATGAAAAGGGTAAAGGGGCTTTGAATTGTAAAATCAGCACCGCACTTTTTCATTTGCTAGAAAAGCAAGGAATTCCTACTCATTTAGTCCAAACTATCAGTGAAAACGAACAGCTAGTTAAAAAATGCAAAATCATTCCTATTGAAGTGATAGTGCGTAATGTTGCTACAGGTTCATTGACCAAAAGACTTGGGATAAAAGATGGAGAAATTTTGCCCTTTACTTTGGTTGAATTTTGTTTAAAAGATGACAGCTTAGGCGATCCTTTTATCAATGATGAACATTGTCTTATTCTTAATTTAGTCAAAGATAAAACGCAAATTGAAGAGCTTAAAACTCTTGCAAGAAAAATCAATGCTGTGTTGCTGGAATTTTTTGATTCTAAAAATTTAAGATTGATAGATTTTAAAATTGAATTTGGTATCGATAAAGAAGGAAAAATAATCTTAGCCGATGAGATAAGTCCTGATAGTTGCAGATTTTGGGATAAAAATACAAATGAAAAACTTGATAAAGACAGATTCAGACAAGATTTAGGAAATGTTAAAATGGCTTATGAAGAAGTGTTAAAAAGAATTTTAAGTTGA
- a CDS encoding S41 family peptidase → MEFILKTKRFFATFVGFISALALCVFLASSLQAKTDNAQVTQRLEALDKLTKTLAIVEQYYVDEQNISDLVDKSLSGLLSNLDAHSSFLNEKDFNDMKIQTNGEFGGLGITVGMKDGALTVVSPIEGTPADKAGIKSGDIILKINDEATLGISLNDAVDKMRGKPKSQVTLTIFRQGASKPFDVVLTRDIIKVDSVYAKLIKDENILYLRVTNFDKNVIDEASKELKKYPKVKGVILDLRNNPGGLLNQAIGLTNLFVNEGVIVSQKGRIQNENQEYKADPKKKISNSSLVVLVNGGSASASEIVSGSLQDLKRAVIVGEKTFGKGSVQQIIPINKTEALRLTIARYYLPSGRTIQAVGVKPDIEIFPGKVNTAEDNFSIKESDLKQHLQSELEKLDKKNNETEQKDDKNFITQKQINEDAQLKCAIDTIKTLNINKEFK, encoded by the coding sequence ATGGAGTTTATTTTGAAAACCAAAAGATTTTTTGCCACATTTGTAGGATTTATTAGTGCTTTAGCTCTTTGTGTTTTTTTAGCAAGTTCTTTACAAGCTAAAACCGATAATGCTCAAGTAACACAACGTCTTGAAGCCTTGGATAAACTCACTAAAACCTTAGCTATCGTTGAGCAATATTATGTTGATGAACAAAATATTAGTGATTTGGTTGATAAATCTCTTTCAGGGCTTTTAAGCAATCTGGATGCCCATTCTTCTTTTCTCAATGAGAAAGATTTTAATGATATGAAAATTCAAACTAATGGGGAATTCGGTGGGCTTGGTATCACGGTGGGAATGAAAGATGGTGCTTTAACCGTCGTTTCTCCAATCGAAGGAACTCCTGCAGACAAAGCTGGAATAAAATCTGGAGACATTATCCTTAAAATCAACGATGAAGCAACTTTGGGAATTTCACTCAATGATGCTGTGGATAAAATGCGTGGAAAACCTAAATCTCAAGTTACTTTAACCATATTCAGACAAGGAGCCTCAAAGCCTTTTGATGTAGTTCTTACAAGAGATATTATTAAAGTTGATAGCGTTTATGCAAAATTAATCAAAGATGAAAACATACTCTATTTAAGAGTCACAAATTTTGATAAAAATGTTATAGATGAGGCAAGTAAAGAGCTTAAAAAATACCCAAAGGTTAAAGGAGTGATACTTGATCTTAGAAATAATCCGGGCGGACTTTTAAATCAAGCCATAGGATTGACAAATTTATTTGTCAATGAAGGAGTCATCGTTTCTCAAAAGGGTCGCATTCAAAACGAAAATCAAGAATATAAAGCTGATCCTAAAAAGAAAATTTCTAACAGCTCTTTAGTCGTTTTAGTCAATGGCGGAAGTGCGAGTGCGAGTGAGATTGTTAGCGGATCTTTGCAAGATTTAAAACGAGCTGTCATTGTCGGTGAAAAAACCTTTGGAAAAGGCAGTGTGCAACAAATCATACCGATTAATAAAACAGAAGCTTTAAGGCTAACCATAGCAAGATATTATCTCCCAAGTGGCAGAACCATACAAGCTGTAGGAGTTAAACCTGATATTGAAATTTTTCCGGGTAAGGTAAATACTGCTGAAGATAATTTTAGCATTAAAGAGAGCGATTTAAAACAGCATCTTCAAAGCGAACTTGAAAAACTTGATAAGAAAAATAATGAAACCGAACAAAAAGATGATAAAAATTTCATCACTCAAAAACAAATCAATGAAGACGCTCAACTCAAATGTGCAATTGATACAATAAAAACTTTAAATATAAATAAGGAATTTAAATGA
- a CDS encoding metal-sensing transcriptional repressor, giving the protein MKKSKHIENAHTHHHSSKHIKAVSNRISRTIGHLQAVKRMVESDKDCSEILIQLAAVKAEVNNTAKAVLKEHLAHCMIHAVLEEDSQSIEDLKKAIDMFVK; this is encoded by the coding sequence ATGAAAAAATCAAAACATATTGAAAACGCACACACTCATCATCATTCTTCAAAACACATCAAAGCAGTTTCAAATCGAATCAGTCGCACTATAGGGCATTTACAAGCTGTTAAAAGAATGGTTGAATCGGATAAGGATTGTAGTGAAATTTTAATTCAACTCGCTGCAGTTAAAGCAGAGGTTAATAATACAGCAAAGGCTGTTTTAAAAGAGCATTTAGCCCATTGCATGATTCATGCTGTATTAGAAGAAGACTCCCAAAGTATAGAAGATTTAAAAAAAGCTATAGATATGTTTGTAAAATAA
- a CDS encoding ATP-dependent Clp protease ATP-binding subunit, with product MANLQDFLTDSMLSNLESAVSLAIHSKNNEVLPLHLFWALNVDSSSLLNQVCNKYNVSKEALELQIKSQIANLATSSNVNKENIRISHQMLNSLENAKGLMNANGDTYLAVDTWLLSESDSGIVKEILSQFMDLTEFKKELQNLRAGRKIENKTSDETLDSLNKFGIDLTQKAREGKLDPIIGREEEIERVMQILIRKTKNNPILLGEPGVGKTAIVEALAQRIVKKDVPTSLRNKKVISLDMSALIAGAKYRGEFEDRLKAVVNEVIKSENIILFIDEIHTIVGAGASEGSMDAANILKPALARGELHTIGATTLKEYRKYFEKDAALQRRFQPVNVPEPSVNEALAMLRGIKEKLEIHHNVSIADSALVAAAKLSKRYIADRFLPDKAIDLIDEAAAELKMQIESEPSSLRKVRKDIETLEVENEALKMENDEKNQKRLDEISKELANLKEKQGTLNSQFENEKAVFDEISAKKKERDSLKMEASFAKDRGEFQKAAELEYGKIPSLEKELLNLEEKWKNMSENGVLLKNQVDEDLVAGILSKWTGISVQKMLTSEKQKFLNVEKHLKESVVGQDRALSALAKAIKRNKAGLNEGNKPIGSFLFLGPTGVGKTQSAKALASFLFDDEKAMIRFDMSEFMEKHSVSRLLGAPPGYVGHEEGGELTEAVRRKPYSVLLFDEVEKAHQDVFNVLLGILDDGRATDSKGITVDFKNTIIILTSNIASHAIMNLTGEEREDAIKNELRTFFKPEFLNRLDDIITFNALGKDEAYEIVKLLFVSLQKNLANKGIKATLSENAALFIAKDGFDPDFGARPLKRAIYDRIEDKLSDMILADELSENAEILIDADDKDIVIKKL from the coding sequence ATGGCAAATTTACAAGATTTTTTAACTGATTCTATGCTTTCAAATTTAGAAAGTGCAGTTTCTCTAGCAATACATTCTAAAAATAATGAAGTGCTTCCTTTGCATCTATTTTGGGCTTTAAATGTCGATAGCAGTAGTCTTTTAAATCAAGTTTGCAACAAATACAATGTTTCAAAAGAGGCTTTAGAACTTCAGATTAAGAGTCAAATTGCAAATTTAGCCACAAGCTCAAATGTCAATAAAGAAAACATAAGAATTTCTCATCAAATGCTTAATTCTCTTGAAAATGCTAAGGGTTTAATGAATGCAAATGGTGATACTTATTTGGCTGTGGATACTTGGCTTTTAAGTGAAAGCGATAGTGGGATTGTGAAAGAAATTTTATCTCAATTTATGGATTTAACCGAATTTAAAAAAGAGCTTCAAAATCTTAGAGCAGGACGCAAAATCGAAAATAAAACAAGTGATGAAACCCTTGATTCTCTTAATAAATTTGGTATTGATTTGACTCAAAAAGCAAGAGAAGGAAAGCTTGATCCTATAATCGGCAGAGAAGAAGAGATTGAAAGAGTGATGCAAATTCTTATACGCAAAACCAAAAATAATCCTATATTATTAGGTGAGCCCGGAGTTGGAAAAACAGCGATTGTAGAGGCTTTGGCTCAAAGGATTGTTAAAAAAGATGTGCCAACGTCTTTAAGAAATAAAAAAGTTATCAGTCTGGATATGAGTGCTTTAATTGCGGGAGCAAAATACAGAGGAGAATTTGAAGACAGACTTAAAGCTGTGGTGAATGAAGTGATAAAAAGTGAAAATATTATCTTATTCATCGATGAAATTCATACCATTGTAGGAGCGGGAGCAAGTGAGGGAAGCATGGATGCTGCAAACATCTTAAAACCTGCCCTTGCTAGAGGAGAACTTCACACCATAGGTGCAACCACTTTAAAAGAATACCGCAAATATTTTGAAAAAGATGCAGCCTTGCAGAGGAGATTTCAACCCGTCAATGTCCCTGAACCAAGCGTTAATGAAGCCTTAGCAATGCTTAGAGGAATCAAAGAAAAGCTTGAAATTCACCATAATGTTAGCATAGCTGATAGTGCTTTGGTTGCTGCGGCAAAACTTTCTAAAAGATATATAGCGGATCGTTTTTTGCCTGATAAGGCTATTGATTTAATCGATGAGGCTGCAGCTGAACTTAAAATGCAGATTGAAAGTGAGCCAAGCTCTCTAAGAAAGGTGCGTAAAGATATAGAAACCTTAGAAGTAGAAAATGAAGCCCTAAAGATGGAAAATGATGAAAAAAATCAAAAAAGACTCGATGAAATTTCTAAAGAACTTGCAAATTTAAAAGAAAAACAAGGGACTTTAAATTCTCAATTTGAAAATGAAAAAGCCGTTTTTGATGAAATCAGTGCAAAAAAGAAAGAGAGGGATAGCCTTAAAATGGAGGCAAGTTTTGCTAAGGACAGAGGAGAATTTCAAAAGGCTGCTGAACTTGAATATGGTAAAATTCCAAGTCTTGAAAAAGAGCTTTTAAATTTAGAGGAAAAATGGAAAAATATGAGTGAAAACGGGGTTTTGCTAAAAAATCAAGTTGATGAGGACTTAGTTGCTGGAATTTTAAGCAAATGGACAGGAATTAGTGTGCAAAAAATGCTCACTTCAGAAAAACAAAAATTCTTAAATGTTGAAAAGCATTTAAAAGAAAGTGTTGTGGGACAAGATAGGGCTTTGAGTGCTTTGGCTAAGGCGATTAAACGCAATAAAGCTGGATTGAATGAAGGCAATAAACCTATAGGCAGTTTTTTGTTTTTAGGTCCTACGGGCGTGGGAAAAACACAATCTGCTAAGGCTTTGGCAAGTTTTTTATTTGATGATGAAAAAGCAATGATACGTTTTGATATGAGTGAATTTATGGAAAAACATAGCGTTTCAAGACTTTTAGGAGCACCTCCGGGTTATGTGGGACACGAAGAAGGGGGTGAGCTTACTGAAGCGGTGCGTCGCAAGCCTTATAGTGTGCTTTTATTTGATGAAGTTGAAAAGGCTCATCAAGATGTTTTTAATGTGCTTTTAGGGATTTTAGATGATGGTAGGGCAACAGATAGCAAGGGAATCACGGTGGATTTTAAAAATACTATCATTATTTTAACTTCAAATATCGCTTCACATGCTATTATGAATTTAACAGGTGAAGAGAGAGAAGATGCTATTAAAAACGAGCTTAGAACCTTTTTTAAGCCTGAATTTTTAAACCGCCTTGATGATATTATTACTTTCAATGCTTTAGGTAAAGATGAGGCTTATGAGATTGTCAAACTTTTATTTGTATCTTTACAAAAAAATTTGGCAAATAAGGGCATCAAAGCGACTTTGAGTGAAAATGCTGCTTTATTTATCGCAAAAGATGGTTTTGACCCAGATTTTGGTGCAAGACCGCTTAAAAGAGCGATTTATGATAGGATAGAGGATAAACTTAGTGATATGATTTTAGCTGATGAATTGAGTGAAAATGCAGAAATTTTAATCGACGCAGATGATAAAGATATAGTGATTAAAAAACTCTAA
- a CDS encoding FkbM family methyltransferase yields MLDIGMNIGNHTCFFAAHGIKVIGFEPNPKIFAIAQENVKINHFEERVKIFPYGISSHSHKATMSKENPGNFGNMHLIEDENAFIECKSIDSFEFKEKIVLMKIDVEGMELEVLKGAKQSLLKDKPLIYLEANDYAHLAPIKKYLENLGYIYENLLGDFGAWMHVFVYKDKADKELLRINSYTNSSLAYFNTLLQSRYLWRKVKQLRILICITLGFAFINLLLGIVFFIFLFFKT; encoded by the coding sequence GTGCTTGATATAGGTATGAATATCGGTAATCATACTTGTTTTTTTGCTGCTCATGGTATCAAAGTTATAGGTTTTGAACCAAATCCTAAAATCTTCGCAATCGCTCAAGAAAATGTTAAAATCAATCATTTTGAAGAGAGGGTTAAAATTTTTCCCTATGGTATTTCAAGTCATTCCCACAAAGCAACTATGAGTAAGGAAAATCCCGGAAATTTTGGGAATATGCATTTGATTGAAGATGAAAATGCCTTCATAGAATGTAAAAGTATCGACAGCTTTGAATTTAAAGAAAAAATTGTTTTAATGAAAATTGATGTTGAAGGTATGGAACTTGAAGTTTTAAAGGGTGCAAAGCAAAGTTTGCTTAAAGATAAACCGCTGATTTATTTAGAAGCAAATGACTACGCTCATCTTGCTCCTATAAAAAAATATTTAGAAAATTTGGGTTATATTTATGAAAATTTATTAGGAGATTTTGGTGCGTGGATGCATGTTTTTGTGTATAAAGATAAAGCGGACAAAGAACTTTTACGTATCAATTCCTACACGAATTCTTCTTTAGCGTATTTTAATACACTTTTACAATCAAGATATCTTTGGCGTAAAGTTAAACAACTTAGAATTCTCATTTGTATCACTTTAGGTTTTGCGTTTATTAATCTTTTATTGGGTATAGTATTTTTTATATTTTTATTTTTCAAAACTTAG
- the ccoN gene encoding cytochrome-c oxidase, cbb3-type subunit I, producing the protein MHPGNVLNYDYTVAKCFMFAAILFGIVGMAIGSFIAFQMAYPDLNYLAGEYATFSRLRPLHTSGVIFGFMLSGIWATWYYIGQRVLKVSMAESGFLMFIGKLHFVLYMVLMVIAVITLFAGVSTSKEYAELEWPLDILVVLVWVLWGVSIFGLIGIRREKTLYISIWYYIATFLGIAMLYLFNNMEVPTYFIADMGNWWHSVSMYAGTNDALVQWWYGHNAVAFVFTVGIIAQIYYFLPKESGQAIFSYKLSLFAFWGLMFVYLWAGGHHLIYSTVPDWMQTMGSIFSVVLILPSWGSAINILLTMKGEWTQLRENPLIKFMILASTFYMFSTLEGPILSIKSVNALAHFTDWIPGHVHDGTLGWVGFMTMAALYHMTPRIFKRELYSKSLMEAQFWIQTTGIVLYFASMWIAGITQGMMWRATDEYGNLLYTFIDTVVAIIPYYWIRAIGGLLYVIGFFMFVYNIYKSVSCGRELDKEPKNASPMAA; encoded by the coding sequence ATGCACCCAGGTAATGTATTAAATTACGACTATACGGTTGCAAAATGTTTTATGTTTGCTGCCATATTGTTTGGGATTGTAGGTATGGCTATAGGGAGTTTTATAGCTTTTCAGATGGCATATCCGGATCTGAATTATTTAGCAGGTGAATACGCAACTTTTTCAAGACTTAGACCTTTACACACTTCGGGTGTGATTTTTGGTTTTATGCTTTCTGGGATTTGGGCGACCTGGTATTATATAGGACAACGTGTCCTTAAAGTCAGTATGGCAGAATCCGGGTTTTTAATGTTTATAGGCAAACTTCATTTTGTGCTTTACATGGTTTTAATGGTGATAGCTGTTATAACTCTTTTTGCAGGTGTAAGCACTTCAAAAGAATATGCCGAACTTGAATGGCCTTTGGATATTTTGGTGGTTTTGGTTTGGGTTTTATGGGGTGTGAGTATTTTTGGACTCATTGGAATTCGCCGTGAAAAAACCCTCTATATTTCGATTTGGTATTATATTGCAACTTTCTTAGGGATTGCAATGCTCTATCTTTTCAATAATATGGAAGTGCCAACTTATTTTATAGCAGATATGGGAAATTGGTGGCATTCTGTTTCTATGTATGCAGGGACTAATGATGCTTTGGTGCAATGGTGGTATGGACATAATGCCGTTGCTTTTGTCTTTACGGTTGGAATTATTGCCCAAATTTATTATTTTTTACCAAAAGAAAGTGGGCAAGCTATTTTTTCTTATAAACTTTCTTTATTCGCATTTTGGGGACTAATGTTTGTTTATTTATGGGCTGGAGGACACCATCTTATTTATTCTACTGTTCCTGATTGGATGCAGACTATGGGTTCAATTTTTTCAGTAGTGTTAATCCTTCCTTCTTGGGGTTCAGCAATCAATATTTTACTCACAATGAAAGGAGAATGGACACAACTTAGAGAAAATCCATTGATTAAATTTATGATTCTTGCATCAACTTTTTATATGTTTTCAACTTTGGAAGGTCCTATTCTTTCGATTAAATCTGTTAATGCTTTAGCACATTTTACAGATTGGATTCCAGGGCATGTCCATGATGGAACATTGGGTTGGGTTGGTTTTATGACTATGGCTGCACTTTATCATATGACTCCTAGAATTTTCAAAAGAGAGCTTTACAGCAAATCTTTAATGGAAGCTCAATTTTGGATTCAAACGACAGGAATTGTGTTGTATTTTGCATCAATGTGGATTGCAGGTATTACGCAAGGTATGATGTGGAGAGCCACAGATGAGTATGGTAATTTGCTTTATACTTTCATCGACACAGTTGTAGCGATTATTCCTTATTATTGGATTAGAGCAATTGGTGGTTTATTGTATGTTATAGGTTTCTTTATGTTTGTTTATAATATTTACAAATCTGTTTCTTGTGGTAGAGAGCTTGATAAAGAACCAAAAAATGCCTCACCTATGGCAGCATAA